In Burkholderia sp. NRF60-BP8, a single window of DNA contains:
- a CDS encoding glycosyltransferase family 4 protein: MSATSPLRIALVCNTAWAIHTYRHGLIRALVARGAEVVVIAPHDRTVPLLEQMGCRYVALAVASKGTSPREDLGTLAALVRHYRALRPDLVFHYTIKPNIYGSVAAWLARVPSIAVTTGLGYVFIQKSRAASVAKRLYRFAFRFPREVWFLNRDDLATFTDERLLAHPERARLLHGEGVDLDQFAPVPLPAGDAPVFILIGRLLWDKGVREYVEAARRVRERYPNARFQLLGPLGVDNPSAIGRADVDAWVAEGVVEYLGEAHDVRPHIAAADCVVLPSYREGVPRTLMEASAMGRPIVATDVPGCRDVVADGETGFLCRARDSASLAEQLNRMIALGPQGRAAMGARGRHKVAAEFDEQQVVERYRETIHSLTGFTL; the protein is encoded by the coding sequence ATGTCCGCCACCTCCCCGCTGCGCATCGCGCTCGTCTGCAACACGGCCTGGGCGATCCATACGTACCGCCACGGGCTGATCCGTGCGCTCGTCGCGCGCGGCGCCGAGGTCGTCGTGATCGCGCCGCACGACCGCACGGTGCCGCTGCTCGAGCAGATGGGCTGCCGCTACGTGGCGCTCGCGGTCGCGTCGAAAGGCACGAGCCCGCGCGAGGATCTCGGCACGCTCGCCGCGCTGGTGCGCCACTACCGCGCGCTGCGGCCCGATCTCGTGTTCCATTACACGATCAAGCCGAACATCTACGGCTCGGTGGCCGCGTGGCTTGCGCGCGTGCCGTCGATCGCAGTGACGACGGGGCTCGGTTACGTATTCATCCAGAAGAGCCGCGCGGCGAGCGTCGCAAAACGCCTGTACCGGTTCGCGTTCCGCTTCCCGCGTGAAGTCTGGTTCCTGAACCGCGACGATCTCGCGACCTTCACCGACGAACGGCTGCTCGCGCATCCCGAGCGCGCGCGGCTGCTGCACGGCGAAGGCGTCGATCTCGACCAGTTCGCGCCCGTGCCGCTGCCCGCCGGCGACGCGCCCGTCTTCATCCTGATCGGCCGGCTGCTGTGGGACAAGGGCGTGCGCGAATACGTCGAGGCCGCGCGTCGCGTACGCGAGCGCTACCCGAACGCGCGCTTCCAGTTGCTCGGGCCGCTCGGCGTCGACAATCCGAGCGCGATCGGCCGCGCGGATGTCGACGCGTGGGTCGCCGAAGGCGTCGTCGAGTATCTCGGCGAAGCGCACGACGTGCGCCCGCACATCGCGGCGGCCGATTGCGTCGTGCTGCCGTCGTACCGCGAAGGCGTGCCGCGCACACTGATGGAGGCATCGGCGATGGGGCGGCCGATCGTCGCGACCGACGTGCCGGGCTGCCGCGACGTCGTCGCCGACGGCGAAACGGGTTTCCTGTGCCGCGCGCGCGACAGCGCGAGCCTCGCGGAGCAACTGAATCGCATGATCGCGCTCGGGCCGCAAGGCCGTGCGGCGATGGGCGCACGCGGCCGGCACAAGGTCGCGGCGGAATTCGACGAACAGCAGGTCGTCGAACGTTACCGGGAGACCATCCATTCGTTGACAGGATTCACACTCTGA